The nucleotide window CTCGCTGAAGGCACTGTAGGCTAACGCATTTGAAGCTTATAACCAGTATAAGCAAAATTGGATTAAACGTTTACATGTTGGTATTACCTCAGGATACTATTTTGaaattgataataaacattacGCGTTTTTTCTCAGTACGGGTCAAGTTTGATCAGATGGCACTTCcaaggaaatattttatatgcacaCAAAAGCATGTAACACACCTGTTCGTAATCATCGTTAATAATTTTTGGTTCCTCATGCCTTTGGAACCACATCATGTACTTTGTGTGAAATCGCCAGCTTTGCTTTTTCAATGCTTTCGCTGCTAAATATTGCGCCTTCGAAccttccatataatagaaaacaAAGAAGAGCGTTTCGGTTGAGAGTCGTTGATAAAATTCAACGGTATCGTAGAGTGGaagctgttgctgttgtaagGAGCCAATTttagtataatataaaataatatataaacccAATATTTAGACTCACCTGAGGAAAATGCAGTGGTGTCGGCACTGGCGTTCGCGGCAGATATATATTCAATCTCTCCGAGTCGGCTGGTGTCGGGAGGTGATAGTAAGCGGCTTCCATCATTTTGAATTGTAATTGATGATCTTTATGTAGCGGTAATGTGCCCAGCGGTGCTACGCCAAGTAGCGGCGTTATATGCGCTTCATTTGtaggctgctgttgttgttgttgttgctgttgcagtgGCTTGCTACCAACTGGTGCATTAACACCGCTATTACCAGCGCCCGGTTGACCCACCGCTGTATTCGTCATACCGCCTAAACCACTTTGAACTGCACTACCGACTGGGCCCGCACCCGCTGATGCTGGTCCAtttgttgctgccgctgctgctgcaaaggctactgctgctgctgctaaaCCGCcggattgttgttgttgctgctgctgttgttgttgttgctgttgttggttggCAGTTGTATCGGTTGAGAAATGCTGTAAGACCTGTTGTGATTGTggcgcttgctgttgttgttgttgctgttgctgctgcctaTTGTCAATCTGTTGTCCGGGGCCTTGCGTCAATGAATTGGTATCGATTACCGACCGATTGATAGCTTCCTGAGCCATTGTCTTCAATGAAATCGCATCCATcgaattattgttgttgttgttattattattgttattaatgtTGGGTGCGGACACAGGCATGCCATTCATATGCTTCGGCGACAGCAGGCCCGGCGAAACTCGCGAGCCATTATTTGTTACACCAAtaacttgctgttgttgttgttgttgctgctgctgctgctgtgctcCTATTACTTGCGACATACCGTTTGGAGAAATGCAGTTTACCAAATTATTACTGCCAACATTATTCACCACAACaccggcagcggcagcggctgCGGCAACGGCTGCGCTTCCTTGTTGCACAGCGTTCGCTAAACTATTTGATGCGTTGTTATTGGAAGTGTTATTATGCGCTACAAGACAAGAACAACACAATTTAAGTACTCGAAAATGTTCGCATGGGTAAATATTCAGATAAACAAACCGTTTTGTAAATGTGAGGAATTCGTTTGAAGATTggataattgttgttgttgctgatgctgCGAATTGGTTGCTACCGTGGGAGCCGTCATCGCGTAAGATGTCGCCGGATGCACAGGTCCGTTCTCAAGATgtgctaaaataatatttatgaaaggataattaaaaacaagaaaaagttttaacttcggtcagtttgtattggcagctataggctatttgttttatctgaaaaatttgttcggagaATTTACCGTTACTTTgggcaataatctatgccaaattccGGAGAGATATCTtagtcaaatacaaaagttttccatacaggaacttgattttgttcgatcaatttatatggcagctaaagACTATAGTtttctgatctgaacaatttgctcAGGGATTGTAGCGTTGCGTTGGACAATAGTCCATGTTAAATCTCgcaaagatatcttgtcaattaaaaagtttactatacaagaacttttttctaTCGATCAAGTTGTATGGgagctacatatacatatgtcatagtcgtccgatatcggcggttgcgacaaattagcagtttcttggagagaaaatgacgtgtgctaaatttcagatcgatatctcataaaacggaactagttcgcatatatattGACAGATGGACGTTACTAAATTACTCAGCTCATTACGCTgatcacttatatacatataaactttatagggtctcctaCATTTCCTTCTGGGAGTAACAAACTgcatagcaaacttaatatacactgttcagagtataaataTTGGTATAATTATTGCCACTTACATGTGTTGTTTTTCGCTACGGCCGCAAATGCAATTGTTGGCGTCGCTTGAATCACAGATTGGCCTTGaatgttgttgttactgttactgcTACCATTGTTAGCCACCACTGCGGCTGCGACCGTTGTCGCACCACCACCAACCGTTGCCGTTGCATTTGTCGCATTCAAACTGGGCGCTGGCGCATGTTGTTGCAGCGCAGGACTATGACCGGCAGCCATGGCGGCGACGGTGGCGGCCAATGTGGGCGCACCACCAACTATGCTATTTGCTGTGCTGGTTACCGACGTCGGCGCTGCTTGACCACCCATAGATGCTGCGACAATTGCCGCTGCTGtaggctgttgctgttgttgttggttatgATTCTTATTGGGCGTCGAACTAACTGCTTTATTTGAAGACGctataaatataatgaaattaattaatagaaTACAGACTACTACATATTAGCAAGTATTAAAGTGAAACAAACTTTCTGATGTTGTACCGCTAGAAGATTTACCGGTGCTATTAGCTGCACGCACTGCCGTTGGTTTAACAGGTTGCTAAAGAATAAAAGGAAAATACGGtttgtttaataattaaaaagaattgATATACAACTTGTGTATATTTACTCACTTTTGTTTTGCTACTAGAATTACTCTCGTTTTTGTTCCTTTTATCGCTGGCTGTCACATCTGTATTATTGGTCGCCGTTGCTGtggctgccgccgccgccgcggCCGCTTCCGCTGC belongs to Bactrocera dorsalis isolate Fly_Bdor chromosome 1, ASM2337382v1, whole genome shotgun sequence and includes:
- the LOC105221818 gene encoding CCR4-NOT transcription complex subunit 3 isoform X2; translation: MAATRKLQGEIDRCLKKVAEGVETFEDIWKKVHNATNSNQKYEADLKKEIKKLQRLRDQIKSWIASGEIKDKSQLLENRRLIETQMERFKIVERETKTKAYSKEGLGAAQKTDPAQRKKDEARNWLTSSISSLQLQIDQYESEIESLLAAKKKRLDRDKQDRMDEFRAKLDRNKFHVMKLETVLRLLDNDGVEAEQVNKIKDDVEYYIESSQEPNFEENEFLYDDIIGLDDVELSGTGVSLGIPSSATTDSNNSNETSGSPSSITSGGSPVQSPAPATGTQQQQQVQQQSAATAAAAATTTLTSTINTTAAAVTTAQQQQQQQSNNSNSMNYAAEAAAAAAAATATATNNTDVTASDKRNKNESNSSSKTKQPVKPTAVRAANSTGKSSSGTTSETSSNKAVSSTPNKNHNQQQQQQPTAAAIVAASMGGQAAPTSVTSTANSIVGGAPTLAATVAAMAAGHSPALQQHAPAPSLNATNATATVGGGATTVAAAVVANNGSSNSNNNIQGQSVIQATPTIAFAAVAKNNTSHLENGPVHPATSYAMTAPTVATNSQHQQQQQLSNLQTNSSHLQNAHNNTSNNNASNSLANAVQQGSAAVAAAAAAAGVVVNNVGSNNLVNCISPNGMSQVIGAQQQQQQQQQQQQVIGVTNNGSRVSPGLLSPKHMNGMPVSAPNINNNNNNNNNNNSMDAISLKTMAQEAINRSVIDTNSLTQGPGQQIDNRQQQQQQQQQQAPQSQQVLQHFSTDTTANQQQQQQQQQQQQQQSGGLAAAAVAFAAAAAATNGPASAGAGPVGSAVQSGLGGMTNTAVGQPGAGNSGVNAPVGSKPLQQQQQQQQQPTNEAHITPLLGVAPLGTLPLHKDHQLQFKMMEAAYYHLPTPADSERLNIYLPRTPVPTPLHFPQQQLPLYDTVEFYQRLSTETLFFVFYYMEGSKAQYLAAKALKKQSWRFHTKYMMWFQRHEEPKIINDDYEQGTYIYFDYEKWSQRKKEGFTFEYKYLEDKELN
- the LOC105221818 gene encoding CCR4-NOT transcription complex subunit 3 isoform X1, which encodes MAATRKLQGEIDRCLKKVAEGVETFEDIWKKVHNATNSNQKEKYEADLKKEIKKLQRLRDQIKSWIASGEIKDKSQLLENRRLIETQMERFKIVERETKTKAYSKEGLGAAQKTDPAQRKKDEARNWLTSSISSLQLQIDQYESEIESLLAAKKKRLDRDKQDRMDEFRAKLDRNKFHVMKLETVLRLLDNDGVEAEQVNKIKDDVEYYIESSQEPNFEENEFLYDDIIGLDDVELSGTGVSLGIPSSATTDSNNSNETSGSPSSITSGGSPVQSPAPATGTQQQQQVQQQSAATAAAAATTTLTSTINTTAAAVTTAQQQQQQQSNNSNSMNYAAEAAAAAAAATATATNNTDVTASDKRNKNESNSSSKTKQPVKPTAVRAANSTGKSSSGTTSETSSNKAVSSTPNKNHNQQQQQQPTAAAIVAASMGGQAAPTSVTSTANSIVGGAPTLAATVAAMAAGHSPALQQHAPAPSLNATNATATVGGGATTVAAAVVANNGSSNSNNNIQGQSVIQATPTIAFAAVAKNNTSHLENGPVHPATSYAMTAPTVATNSQHQQQQQLSNLQTNSSHLQNAHNNTSNNNASNSLANAVQQGSAAVAAAAAAAGVVVNNVGSNNLVNCISPNGMSQVIGAQQQQQQQQQQQQVIGVTNNGSRVSPGLLSPKHMNGMPVSAPNINNNNNNNNNNNSMDAISLKTMAQEAINRSVIDTNSLTQGPGQQIDNRQQQQQQQQQQAPQSQQVLQHFSTDTTANQQQQQQQQQQQQQQSGGLAAAAVAFAAAAAATNGPASAGAGPVGSAVQSGLGGMTNTAVGQPGAGNSGVNAPVGSKPLQQQQQQQQQPTNEAHITPLLGVAPLGTLPLHKDHQLQFKMMEAAYYHLPTPADSERLNIYLPRTPVPTPLHFPQQQLPLYDTVEFYQRLSTETLFFVFYYMEGSKAQYLAAKALKKQSWRFHTKYMMWFQRHEEPKIINDDYEQGTYIYFDYEKWSQRKKEGFTFEYKYLEDKELN
- the LOC105221818 gene encoding CCR4-NOT transcription complex subunit 3 isoform X3; amino-acid sequence: MAATRKLQGEIDRCLKKVAEGVETFEDIWKKVHNATNSNQKEKYEADLKKEIKKLQRLRDQIKSWIASGEIKDKSQLLENRRLIETQMERFKIVERETKTKAYSKEGLGAAQKTDPAQRKKDEARNWLTSSISSLQLQIDQYESEIESLLAAKKKRLDRDKQDRMDEFRAKLDRNKFHVMKLETVLRLLDNDGVEAEQVNKIKDDVEYYIESSQEPNFEENEFLYDDIIGLDDVELSGTGVSLGIPSSATTDSNNSNETSGSPSSITSGGSPVQSPAPATGTQQQQQVQQQSAATAAAAATTTLTSTINTTAAAVTTAQQQQQQQSNNSNSMNYAAEAAAAAAAATATATNNTDVTASDKRNKNESNSSSKTKQPVKPTAVRAANSTGKSSSGTTSETSSNKAVSSTPNKNHNQQQQQQPTAAAIVAASMGGQAAPTSVTSTANSIVGGAPTLAATVAAMAAGHSPALQQHAPAPSLNATNATATVGGGATTVAAAVVANNGSSNSNNNIQGQSVIQATPTIAFAAVAKNNTSHLENGPVHPATSYAMTAPTVATNSQHQQQQQLSNLQTNSSHLQNAHNNTSNNNASNSLANAVQQGSAAVAAAAAAAGVVVNNVGSNNLVNCISPNGMSQVIGAQQQQQQQQQQQQVIGVTNNGSRVSPGLLSPKHMNGMPVSAPNINNNNNNNNNNNSMDAISLKTMAQEAINRSVIDTNSLTQGPGQQIDNRQQQQQQQQQQAPQSQQVLQHFSTDTTANQQQQQQQQQQQQQQSGGLAAAAVAFAAAAAATNGPASAGAGPVGSAVQSGLGGMTNTAVGQPGAGNSGVNAPVGSKPLQQQQQQQQQPTNEAHITPLLGVAPLGTLPLHKDHQLQFKMMEAAYYHLPTPADSERLNIYLPRTPVPTPLHFPQLPLYDTVEFYQRLSTETLFFVFYYMEGSKAQYLAAKALKKQSWRFHTKYMMWFQRHEEPKIINDDYEQGTYIYFDYEKWSQRKKEGFTFEYKYLEDKELN
- the LOC105221818 gene encoding CCR4-NOT transcription complex subunit 3 isoform X5 — protein: MAATRKLQGEIDRCLKKVAEGVETFEDIWKKVHNATNSNQKEKYEADLKKEIKKLQRLRDQIKSWIASGEIKDKSQLLENRRLIETQMERFKIVERETKTKAYSKEGLGAAQKTDPAQRKKDEARNWLTSSISSLQLQIDQYESEIESLLAAKKKRLDRDKQDRMDEFRAKLDRNKFHVMKLETVLRLLDNDGVEAEQVNKIKDDVEYYIESSQEPNFEENEFLYDDIIGLDDVELSGTGVSLGIPSSATTDSNNSNETSGSPSSITSGGSPVQSPAPATGTQQQQQVQQQSAATAAAAATTTLTSTINTTAAAVTTAQQQQQQQSNNSNSMNYAAEAAAAAAAATATATNNTDVTASDKRNKNESNSSSKTKQPVKPTAVRAANSTASSNKAVSSTPNKNHNQQQQQQPTAAAIVAASMGGQAAPTSVTSTANSIVGGAPTLAATVAAMAAGHSPALQQHAPAPSLNATNATATVGGGATTVAAAVVANNGSSNSNNNIQGQSVIQATPTIAFAAVAKNNTSHLENGPVHPATSYAMTAPTVATNSQHQQQQQLSNLQTNSSHLQNAHNNTSNNNASNSLANAVQQGSAAVAAAAAAAGVVVNNVGSNNLVNCISPNGMSQVIGAQQQQQQQQQQQQVIGVTNNGSRVSPGLLSPKHMNGMPVSAPNINNNNNNNNNNNSMDAISLKTMAQEAINRSVIDTNSLTQGPGQQIDNRQQQQQQQQQQAPQSQQVLQHFSTDTTANQQQQQQQQQQQQQQSGGLAAAAVAFAAAAAATNGPASAGAGPVGSAVQSGLGGMTNTAVGQPGAGNSGVNAPVGSKPLQQQQQQQQQPTNEAHITPLLGVAPLGTLPLHKDHQLQFKMMEAAYYHLPTPADSERLNIYLPRTPVPTPLHFPQQQLPLYDTVEFYQRLSTETLFFVFYYMEGSKAQYLAAKALKKQSWRFHTKYMMWFQRHEEPKIINDDYEQGTYIYFDYEKWSQRKKEGFTFEYKYLEDKELN
- the LOC105221818 gene encoding CCR4-NOT transcription complex subunit 3 isoform X4 translates to MAATRKLQGEIDRCLKKVAEGVETFEDIWKKVHNATNSNQKEKYEADLKKEIKKLQRLRDQIKSWIASGEIKDKSQLLENRRLIETQMERFKIVERETKTKAYSKEGLGAAQKTDPAQRKKDEARNWLTSSISSLQLQIDQYESEIESLLAAKKKRLDRDKQDRMDEFRAKLDRNKFHVMKLETVLRLLDNDGVEAEQVNKIKDDVEYYIESSQEPNFEENEFLYDDIIGLDDVELSGTATTDSNNSNETSGSPSSITSGGSPVQSPAPATGTQQQQQVQQQSAATAAAAATTTLTSTINTTAAAVTTAQQQQQQQSNNSNSMNYAAEAAAAAAAATATATNNTDVTASDKRNKNESNSSSKTKQPVKPTAVRAANSTGKSSSGTTSETSSNKAVSSTPNKNHNQQQQQQPTAAAIVAASMGGQAAPTSVTSTANSIVGGAPTLAATVAAMAAGHSPALQQHAPAPSLNATNATATVGGGATTVAAAVVANNGSSNSNNNIQGQSVIQATPTIAFAAVAKNNTSHLENGPVHPATSYAMTAPTVATNSQHQQQQQLSNLQTNSSHLQNAHNNTSNNNASNSLANAVQQGSAAVAAAAAAAGVVVNNVGSNNLVNCISPNGMSQVIGAQQQQQQQQQQQQVIGVTNNGSRVSPGLLSPKHMNGMPVSAPNINNNNNNNNNNNSMDAISLKTMAQEAINRSVIDTNSLTQGPGQQIDNRQQQQQQQQQQAPQSQQVLQHFSTDTTANQQQQQQQQQQQQQQSGGLAAAAVAFAAAAAATNGPASAGAGPVGSAVQSGLGGMTNTAVGQPGAGNSGVNAPVGSKPLQQQQQQQQQPTNEAHITPLLGVAPLGTLPLHKDHQLQFKMMEAAYYHLPTPADSERLNIYLPRTPVPTPLHFPQQQLPLYDTVEFYQRLSTETLFFVFYYMEGSKAQYLAAKALKKQSWRFHTKYMMWFQRHEEPKIINDDYEQGTYIYFDYEKWSQRKKEGFTFEYKYLEDKELN